In Brachypodium distachyon strain Bd21 chromosome 2, Brachypodium_distachyon_v3.0, whole genome shotgun sequence, one genomic interval encodes:
- the LOC100826748 gene encoding uncharacterized protein LOC100826748 has translation MEEEPEATSNHTKVNKLDAIARIMIVKTQFNLSREWFDVMMAVIGSLLPEGHLLPKSVYEANKMLSVLKLPAQCLHSCKNGCTVFDREYADAKHCPKCNFSRYVEVDHGKGLVHSKIPHKVLRMLPFSEKIGRMMLSDVPGKAVTHHKLEKKYKYDKNHRPMLTHPSDGEAWKDFDRKYLEKAVEPWNVRVAIATDGFNPFGMTSAPYSCWPVFVIPLNLPPGMIMQRKYMFLALIIPGPEYPGKNINVYMRPLMEELKRGWEEGIMVYDKATKTNFRMHIWFQFSIHDHPGGSILSGKGLQGKFMCPHCGIDLEFYRLAHGHKCCCFDLHRRFLPPNHPFRQGKKNFRKGVVIEEGPPRYRTGSELLAELDALVPDPTQPDKFVGYGDTHKWTHKSCFWELPYFKDIILSHCIDVMHTEKNVAEALFNTILNIIDKTKDNPKARKDQEELCDSPQLSIKKVPGRSDIRPKAPFAPDRDQKMEVLLWFKELKFPDGYAANLKRGVNLGTMRINGLKSHDYHIWLERLLPVMVRGYVSEDIWRVLAELSNFFRRLCAKELSPTLLEEMEKQAPVLLCKLERIFPPGMFVTMQHLIIHLLYEARMWGPVQHRWMYAVERLMKTLRAKVKNKAKVEACIWEASRLEEVSNATTSYYSSDIATLHNPVSCYNLGNLEDESKLSLFRGQLGTSKTEKIVTLSYQEWRSLTLYILNNLDEVQPYIK, from the coding sequence ATGGAGGAAGAACCGGAGGCAACCTCTAATCACACAAAGGTCAATAAGCTGGATGCCATTGCTAGAATAATGATTGTGAAGACCCAGTTCAACTTGAGCAGAGAATGGTTTGATGTGATGATGGCAGTTATCGGTAGTCTCCTCCCGGAAGGTCACCTTTTGCCTAAAAGCGTGTACGAGGCGAACAAAATGCTTAGTGTACTTAAGTTGCCGGCTCAGTGCCTACATTCATGTAAAAATGGATGCACGGTGTTTGACAGAGAATACGCGGATGCCAAGCATTGTCCCAAGTGCAATTTCTCTAGGTATGTCGAGGTAGACCACGGGAAGGGTCTGGTGCATTCAAAAATACCCCATAAAGTTCTTAGGATGCTTCCATTCTCAGAAAAAATTGGCCGGATGATGCTATCCGACGTGCCTGGCAAAGCTGTGACGCATCACAAACTCGAGAAGAAATACAAATACGACAAGAATCATAGGCCGATGTTGACACATCCATCGGATGGCGAAGCATGGAAGGATTTTGATCGGAAGTATCTGGAGAAAGCTGTGGAGCCTTGGAATGTTCGAGTTGCCATCGCAACTGATGGGTTCAATCCATTTGGCATGACGAGTGCCCCATACAGTTGCTGGCCAGTGTTTGTAATTCCGCTCAATCTCCCTCCCGGAATGATAATGCAACGGAAGTACATGTTCTTGGCGCTGATAATTCCAGGACCAGAATATCCAGGGAAGAACATTAATGTGTATATGCGGCCCCTGATGGAGGAGTTGAAAAGAGGTTGGGAGGAAGGGATCATGGTGTACGACAAAGCTACCAAGACAAACTTTAGAATGCATATCTGGTTCCAGTTCTCCATTCATGACCACCCAGGGGGATCTATACTCTCCGGCAAAGGCTTGCAGGGGAAGTTCATGTGCCCACACTGCGGGATTGATCTGGAGTTCTATCGGCTCGCTCATGGTCACAAGTGTTGTTGCTTCGATCTGCACAGGCGATTCCTCCCGCCTAACCATCCGTTCAGACAAGGCAAGAAGAACTTCAGGAAAGGTGTGGTCATCGAAGAGGGGCCACCCCGTTATCGCACCGGTTCTGAGCTTCTTGCTGAGCTGGATGCTCTTGTGCCCGACCCGACACAACCTGACAAGTTCGTGGGGTATGGTGATACACACAAATGGACTCACAAGTCATGCTTCTGGGAGCTCCCCTACTTCAAAGACATTATTCTTTCACATTGTATTGATGTGATGCACACCGAAAAGAATGTCGCCGAAGCCCTTTTCAACACAATTCTCAACATTATTGACAAGACGAAAGATAACCCGAAGGCTAGaaaagatcaagaagaacTTTGCGATAGCCCACAGCTAAGCATTAAAAAGGTGCCAGGCAGGTCAGACATCAGGCCAAAGGCCCCGTTCGCTCCCGACAGAGACCAAAAGATGGAAGTACTCCTGTGGTTCAAAGAGTTGAAGTTTCCTGATGGGTATGCAGCTAATCTAAAGAGGGGAGTTAATCTTGGCACCATGCGAATCAACGGCCTCAAGAGTCATGACTATCACATATGGCTTGAGCGTTTGCTACCGGTGATGGTTCGAGGCTATGTGTCGGAGGATATTTGGCGGGTGTTGGCAGAGTTGAGCAATTTCTTCCGCCGGCTTTGTGCTAAAGAACTATCCCCCACCTTGctagaagaaatggaaaaacaagCCCCCGTGTTGCTATGCAAGCTAGAGAGGATCTTTCCACCAGGCATGTTCGTGACGATGCAACATCTAATTATCCACCTCCTGTACGAGGCACGGATGTGGGGCCCTGTGCAGCATCGTTGGATGTATGCCGTCGAGAGGCTTATGAAGACCCTTCGAGCTAAAGTAAAAAATAAAGCTAAAGTTGAAGCATGCATATGGGAAGCAAGCCGTCTCGAGGAAGTGTCAAACGCAACGACGAGTTACTATAGCTCCGATATTGCCACGCTGCATAATCCAGTCTCCTGCTACAATCTTGGCAACCTTGAAGATGAGTCCAAGCTGAGCCTATTCAGAGGGCAACTTGGAACTTCTAAAACCGAGAAAATAGTCACCCTGTCCTACCAAGAGTGGCGATCCCTTACGTTATATATCTTGAACAACCTCGACGAAGTCCAGCCGTACATCAAGTAA
- the LOC104583203 gene encoding transcriptional regulator SUPERMAN, which produces MASGSEAAGGASEEAAGVSSPRPDQEAAVSSLKPDQAEASAAAPGQPVVAGEDEPAAEAPPPSPAPAPAAAAAVARPYYECVFCKRGFTTAQALGGHMNIHRRDRAKPPSLIRGDPTSTPTSVFVRNLECYSQQYHPGYEYPLPPVLPVATQPGSSSNLTMYYRGSAGPATTTGSAAVVAGEAAGSMNPSSSGTASPRELSLFGAAGAAAAPHDHDLHLGLGSFHGRAAAGGGEPEEALAAERQGGEPAERDQLDLELRLGRRPRH; this is translated from the coding sequence ATGGCCAGCGGCAGCGAGGCGGCCGGGGGGGCAAGCGAGGAGGCTGCAGGAGTGAGCTCGCCCAGACCGGATCAGGAGGCAGCCGTGAGCTCGCTCAAACCCGATCAGGCGGAGGCATCAGCGGCAGCGCCGGGCCAGCCAGTCGTGGCTGGGGAAGATGAACCAGCAGCGGAGGCACCGCCACcatctccggctccggcgccggctgctgctgctgctgtcgccCGGCCGTACTACGAGTGCGTGTTCTGCAAGCGCGGGTTCACCACGGCGCAGGCTCTCGGCGGGCACATGAACATCCATCGCCGTGACCGCGCCAAGCCGCCCAGCCTGATCCGCGGCGACCCGACGTCGACGCCAACGTCCGTGTTCGTCCGGAACCTCGAGTGCTATAGTCAGCAGTACCACCCCGGTTACGAGTACCCCCTTCCCCCTGTGCTCCCGGTAGCCACGCAgccgggcagcagcagcaacttgACCATGTACTACCGCGGCAGCGCAGGGCCTGCGACGACCACTGGATCAGCAGCAGTGGTAgccggggaggcggcgggctccATGAACCCTAGCAGCAGTGGTACTGCTAGCCCCAGGGAGCTGAGCCTATTCGGTGCGGCgggggcagcggcagctcctCATGATCATGACTTACACCTGGGCCTCGGGTCGTTCCACGGCCGAGCTGCTGCAGGCGGTGGTGAGCCGGAAGAGGCGTTGGCAGCAGAGCGGCAGGGAGGTGAGCCGGCGGAGAGGGATCAGCTCGACTTGGAGCTCAGGCTCGGCCGTCGTCCCAGGCATTGA